In Colletotrichum higginsianum IMI 349063 chromosome 3, whole genome shotgun sequence, a genomic segment contains:
- a CDS encoding Major facilitator superfamily transporter, which yields MNFGAAPSQTHPSANHRLPIRDARRSTDSSSLKRGWPLGGDDADDKTGGHHDFDAQRKRSGSHSSSSTQPNNKELQHVDSSRSFFDDEAQARDGVLYRDGRLILQPAPTRDPRDPLNLPLSRKILACVCLCCFGALAAAAELILGAMLPVFALEYSGLDPKILKPLTSSGGLPAGSDPLRILSNLPGAPPILYIYLLASLPVLVIGLANLVLVPMAISVGRRPVVLATGLVAVAGCVWAGSSRSLASHLLARCVQAVGAGTVESLIPFILQDMIFVHQRNSWISGIFAAQGLIIIILGIAAPYIIIDLSWRYMYYITAAGAAFFLVGVYFFMPETRWARTRAEMNGVPRNEVGQQYAPRTLRYNLALFHGNMEWRKGWNAFVDTLRTFFYPQIFFITMLNSVMIACAFAAGYTVAPALLTAPWSWNFNLLGLCLLPVLVAAIAVVLVTGNAADWMANRIAKKRGVRVPENQLVNLIIPTIAGLVGSVIFGLAGSNQDKYSYFTFLTGLGLMAFGFLGANSIGAVYVLECYPHLAGPALVNIASFRCLLAFALSFKISDWVVEMGYFNAMMIYTGLIAAFAVSIPVVYHYGPAWRKRWPADNFGDHM from the exons ATGAATTTCGGTGCTGCCCCCTCCCAAACACACCCATCCGCCAACCACAGGCTCCCCATCCGTGACGCGAGACGGTCGACGGATTCAAGCTCCCTCAAACGGGGTTGGCCGCTCGGTggcgatgacgccgacgacaagaccGGCGGCCATCATGACTTCGACGCCCAGCGGAAGAGGTCCGGCAGCCACAGCAGCTCATCGACACAGCCCAACAACAAGGAGCTCCAACACGTCGACTCCTCCCGTTCCTTCTTTGACGATGAGGCCCAGgcccgcgacggcgtcctctACAGAGACGGCCGGCTCATCCTCCAGCCCGCGCCGACCAGGGACCCGCGCGACCCCCTCAACCTGCCGCTGTCGCGCAAGATCCTGGCGTGCGTCTGCCTGTGCTGCTTCGGCgcgctggccgccgccgccgagctgatcctcggcgccatgctgcccgtcttcgccctcgagTACTCTGGCCTCGACCCCAAGATCCTCAAGCCGCTGACCTCGAGCGGCGGCCTCCCCGCCGGCAGCGACCCCCTGAGGATCCTCTCCAACCTGCCGGGCGCCCCGCCCATCTTGTACATCTACCTGCTGGCCTCGCTCCCCGTGCTCGTCATCGGCCTGgccaacctcgtcctcgtgCCGATGGCCATCtccgtcggccgccgccccgtcgtcctcgccacgggtctcgtcgccgtcgccggctgCGTCTGGGCCGGGAGCAGCCGGTCCCTCGCGTCCCACCTGCTGGCCCGCTgcgtccaggccgtcggcgccggcaccgtcgagaGCCTGATCCCCTTCATCCTGCAGGACATGATCTTCGTCCACCAGCGCAACTCGTGGATCTCGGGCATCTTCGCTGCTCAgggcctcatcatcatcatcctcggcatcgccgccccctacatcatcatcgacctGAGCTGGCGCTACATGTACTACAtcacggccgccggcgccgccttcttcctcgtcggcgtctaCTTCTTCATGCCGGAGACCAGGTGGGCACGCACCCGTGCCGAGATGA ACGGCGTTCCTCGCAATGAGGTTGGCCAGCAGTACGCCCCGAGAACCTTACGGTACAACTTGGCTCTCTTCCATGGCAATATGGAATGGCGAAAGGGCTGGAACGCTTTCGTCGACACGCTCCGCACTTTCTTCTACCCGCagatcttcttcatcaccaTGCTTAACAGCGTCATGATTGCCtgcgccttcgccgccgggtACACCGTTGCTCCGGCCCTCTTGACGGCACCTTGGTC ATGGAACTTCAACTTGCTCGGACTTTGCCTGCTTCCAGTTcttgtcgccgccatcgccgtcgttCTCGTCACCGGGAACGCCGCCGACTGGATGGCGAACCGCATCGCCAAGAagcgcggcgtccgcgtCCCGGAGAACCAGCTGGTCAACCTGATCATCCcaaccatcgccggcctcgtcggtTCCGTCATATTCGGTCTGGCCGGCTCGAACCAGGACAAGTACTCCTACTTCACGTTCCTCACCGGTCTCGGGCTGATGGCGTTCGGGTTCCTGGGCGCCAActccatcggcgccgtctacGTTCTGGAGTGCTACCCTCATCTTGCGGGCCCGGCCCTGGTGAACATCGCCTCATTTCGGTGCCTTCTGGCGTTTGCGCTGTCGTTCAAGATCTCGGACTGGGTTGTGGAGATGGGTTACTTCAACGCCATGATGATTTACACTGGGCTCATTGCCGCTTTTGCTGTCTCTATCCCAGTGGTATACCATTATGGGCCAGCCTGGAGAAAGAGGTGGCCTGCCGATAACTTCGGAGATCATATGTAA
- a CDS encoding Pirin, which yields MSLHNNNNNNNNNNNNNNNNNNNNNNNNNNNNNNNNNNNNNNNNNNNNNNNNNNNNNNNNNNNNNNNNNNNNNNNNNNNNNNNNNNNNNNNNNNNNNNNKRTMSRSRAINLVFRAPEQAEGAGARVRRSIGSAKKRNFSPFLMFDHMSGSTGAGFPDHPHRGQETVSYILKGAVEHEDFAGNKGILRAGDLQFMTAGRGIMHSEQPLPDDDGTPGAGFQLWVDLPKHLKMCEPRYRDLHANEIPHARLDDGRVNIKVISGKAGGVDSVKDLAYTPVWYLDVEIKPGGSITQPLPQGWNAFAYVFEGSAVFGAKGSGGRSSADTFDAVIFEREGDVVDIEVPASAVGGARLVLIAGQVLDQPIAQHGPFVMTSREEVQQAVEDFYMHKNGFERAKDWRSESSKKKGMMY from the exons ATGTCCTTA cacaacaacaacaacaacaacaacaacaacaacaacaacaacaacaacaacaacaacaacaacaacaacaacaacaacaacaacaacaacaacaacaacaacaacaacaacaacaacaacaacaacaacaacaacaacaacaacaacaacaacaacaacaacaacaacaacaacaacaacaacaacaacaacaacaacaacaacaacaacaacaacaacaacaacaacaacaacaacaacaacaacaacaacaacaacaacaacaacaacaacaacaacaacaacaacaaacgAACAATGTCGAGATCCCGTGCAATCAACCTCGTCTTTCGAGCGCCCGAACAGGCCGAGGGCGCAGGGGCCCGAGTCCGCCGCAGCATCGGTAGCGCCAAGAAACGCAACTTTTCCCCGTTCCTCATGTTCGACCACATGAGCGGCAGCACCGGCGCAGGCTTCCCCGACCACCCACACCGGGGCCAGGAGACAGTGTCCTACATCCTCAAGGGGGCGGTGGAGCACGAGGACTTCGCGGGAAACAAAGGCATCCTGCGGGCCGGCGACCTGCAGTTCATGACGGCGGGGAGGGGCATCATGCACTCCGAGCAGCCGCtgccggacgacgacgggacCCCCGGCGCCGGGTTCCAGCTGTGGGTCGACCTCCCGAAGCACCTGAAGATGTGCGAGCCCAGGTACCGGGACCTGCACGCGAACGAGATCCCCCACGCtcggctcgacgacggcagagTGAACATCAAGGTCATCTCgggcaaggccggcggcgtcgactcgGTTAAAGACTTGGCGTACACGCCCGTCTGGTATCTCGACGTGGAAATCAAgcccggcggcagcatcacCCAGCCGCTGCCGCAGGGATGGAACGCCTTCGCCTACGTCTTTGAGGGGTCGGCGGTCTTTGGCGCCaagggcagcggcggccggagcagcgccgacacgttcgacgccgtcattttcgagagggagggcgacgtcgtcgacatcgaggtCCCTGCGTCCGCGGTCGGAGGGGCGCGTCTCGTGTTGATCGCGGGACAGGTCTTGGACCAGCCGATCGCGCAACACGGGCCCTTTGTCATGACCAGCCGGGAAGAGGTGCAGCAGGCCGTCGAAGACTTTTACATGCACAAGAACGGGTTTGAGCGAGCGAAGGATTGGAGGAGCGAAAGTTCGAAAAAGAAGGGGATGATGTACTGA